In one Gopherus evgoodei ecotype Sinaloan lineage chromosome 1, rGopEvg1_v1.p, whole genome shotgun sequence genomic region, the following are encoded:
- the LOC115647917 gene encoding olfactory receptor 52R1-like, with product MSDSNTTDFNNPSTFILLGIPGLEVAHVWISIPFFTMYAIAILGNFTILFIVRIEPSLHGPMYYFLCMLAVTDLVLSKTTVPKTLSIFWLYSREINFSACLMQIYFIHCFSAMKSGIFVAMALDRYVAICDPLRHSSTLTNPMVAKISLTVVLRSSLLVLPNPFLVWRCSYYRTNIIPHTYCDHIAVVKLACADISASNYYGLSLVFFTAGLDVFFITVSYTQILRVIIAFYIPGLFSILTHQFGHNVAPHFHVLIANMYLLVPLMLNPIIYGVRTKQIQNRLLWIFAHKGT from the exons atgtcagattccaacacaactgacttcaacaacccctccaccttcatcctactGGGAATTCCTGGCCTGGAAGTggcccatgtctggatctccatccccttcttcaCCATGTACgccatagccatcttggggaacttcaccatcctgttcattgtgagGATAGAGCCGAGCCTCCAtgggcccatgtactatttcctctgcatgctggccgtCACCGACCTGGTCCTGTCCAAGACCACTGTTCCCAAAACACTGAGCATCTTCTGGCTCTATTCCAGGGAGATCAATTTCAGTGCCTGTCTCATGCAGAtatacttcattcactgcttctcagcaaTGAAATCTGGGATCTTTGTGGCCATGGCTTTGGATAGGTATGTAGCCATCTGcgatcccctgagacattccagcACCCTGACAAACCCCATGGTGGCCAAAATCAGTCTCACTGTAGTACTACGCAGCAGCTTACTCGTACTACCCAATCCCTTCCTGGTGTGGCGGTGTTCCTATTACAGAACTAACATCATCCCCCATACCTACTGCGATCACATAGCTGTGGTCAAGTTGGCCTGTGCTGACATTAGTGCCAGTAATTACTATGGCCTGTCTTTGGTATTCTTCACCGCAGGTCTGGATGTGTTTTTTATTACTGTGTCCTATACTCAAATTCTCAGGGTTATCATAG CCTTTTACATCCCCGGTCTCTTCTCCATCCTGACACACCAATTTGGCCACAATGTGGCCCCACATTTCCATGTTCTCATTGCCAATATGTACCTCCTGGTGCCCCTCATGCTGAACCCCATCATATACggggtgaggaccaaacagataCAGAACAGGCTGCTCTGGATCTTTGCTCATAAAGGGACTTAA